A portion of the Sphaerochaeta pleomorpha str. Grapes genome contains these proteins:
- a CDS encoding EAL domain-containing protein, which produces MKHKDFLESLVLHRTASMVFWQLLLICLLIVFSTWLVFVTGGLTYVFSHTMYIPILLAAFAFDVWGGFFAALGGGFLLGPLMPLDVANGSMQTSANWICRCCIFIAIGLLQGCISLYLKKHFALKRWSDTHNADTGMDNQIALIAALDSLSATHKGEELCCLGVFQVSNYDSILSTFGKEVADKCIYATSKAILQQKSNKNLVGFQIFRETLSYFYVGEFPSNEEIERKSLQFNAFPIVIDSIPYYLDIHMGSATHTIEGLDPIELLNQAQIASIAAYQEKTFYMHFQDGFEKISKRNLAIIGSVPLAIQENQCTLAFQPIVTTASDSIVGVEALLRWNSPVFGSLSPAFFIPLVENTPYIEIVQNWVLEEALKHLQTLNLIFPNLHCSINLSANTLENPKLVSFVQSLLQEKEITPGNLIFEVTETAIMNSPEQALGNLFKLKELGCKLSIDDFGTGLSSFAYLENIPADSIKIDKMFIDKIPFSEHTRCMIKGLVELCQDLGLKVVAEGVDTMEKIEYLHAIGCNYLQGFYYAKALPYEQLVSWIRDNQKTIS; this is translated from the coding sequence GTGAAGCATAAAGATTTTTTGGAAAGCCTCGTATTACACCGGACTGCATCCATGGTTTTCTGGCAGCTTTTGCTCATTTGCCTCCTTATTGTTTTTTCTACCTGGCTGGTTTTTGTTACCGGTGGATTGACCTACGTTTTTTCCCATACCATGTATATTCCCATTCTCCTTGCTGCCTTTGCCTTTGATGTATGGGGTGGTTTTTTTGCAGCTTTGGGAGGAGGGTTTCTTCTTGGTCCCCTCATGCCTTTGGATGTTGCCAACGGTAGTATGCAGACATCGGCGAACTGGATTTGTCGATGTTGCATTTTTATCGCCATAGGATTGTTGCAAGGGTGTATTTCCTTGTATCTCAAAAAGCATTTTGCTTTAAAAAGGTGGTCAGACACCCATAATGCAGACACAGGAATGGATAACCAGATTGCCCTGATTGCAGCGCTCGACTCCTTGTCTGCAACCCATAAGGGAGAAGAGCTTTGCTGTCTCGGGGTTTTTCAGGTAAGCAATTACGACAGTATTTTATCTACCTTCGGGAAAGAAGTGGCAGATAAATGCATCTATGCAACCTCAAAGGCGATTTTACAACAGAAGAGTAATAAGAATCTTGTTGGGTTCCAGATTTTCAGGGAAACCCTCTCCTATTTTTATGTAGGGGAATTCCCGAGTAATGAAGAAATAGAACGGAAAAGCCTGCAATTTAACGCATTTCCAATAGTCATAGATTCCATCCCCTATTATCTGGATATCCATATGGGGTCAGCAACCCATACGATTGAAGGGTTGGATCCTATTGAATTGCTCAACCAGGCACAGATTGCCTCTATAGCAGCCTACCAGGAGAAAACGTTCTACATGCATTTCCAAGATGGGTTTGAAAAGATTTCGAAACGTAACTTGGCTATCATCGGAAGCGTTCCCCTGGCGATACAGGAGAATCAATGTACGTTGGCTTTCCAGCCGATAGTAACCACTGCTTCAGATTCAATCGTCGGGGTGGAAGCTTTGCTCAGATGGAATAGCCCTGTTTTTGGTTCTCTCTCCCCTGCCTTTTTTATTCCCTTGGTGGAAAACACCCCGTATATAGAAATCGTGCAGAACTGGGTTTTGGAAGAGGCTCTTAAACATCTACAAACCCTCAATCTGATTTTTCCGAATCTGCATTGCTCTATCAATCTGTCTGCAAATACCCTTGAGAATCCAAAGTTGGTTTCTTTTGTTCAGTCATTGCTTCAGGAAAAGGAAATAACACCGGGTAATTTGATTTTTGAGGTTACCGAAACCGCTATTATGAACTCTCCTGAGCAAGCTTTGGGAAATCTCTTCAAGCTGAAAGAACTCGGATGCAAACTGTCAATCGATGATTTCGGGACCGGGTTGTCTTCCTTTGCCTATCTGGAAAATATTCCGGCCGATAGTATCAAGATTGACAAAATGTTTATCGACAAAATACCGTTCTCAGAACATACCCGCTGCATGATCAAGGGGCTTGTAGAGCTTTGCCAGGACCTTGGTCTCAAGGTTGTAGCAGAAGGTGTCGATACTATGGAAAAAATCGAATACCTGCATGCAATAGGTTGCAATTATCTCCAGGGTTTTTATTATGCAAAAGCGCTTCCCTATGAGCAATTGGTTTCTTGGATCAGGGATAACCAAAAAACAATTTCCTGA
- a CDS encoding nucleoside hydrolase, which yields MERVIMDVDTGLDDAVAIVLAAGSEQIQIEGIVAVCGNMGLEYTLENTLNVCDLLDITAPVYKGADRPLLRDKVDAGEFHGKTGLDGPVFPPRKKQVTKGLGVQYIIDTVLANPNQINLVAVGPLTDIALAIRVEPKVALLAKRIVIMGGSFSRGNVTEFAEFNTYADPEAAQIVFTSGANLFLFPLDCTMQVRLSKERLASYHAMHKKASTMVSACMDTYMYNYERFNQGLPVLHDPLCIAFLIDPTLFGLHRKEVTVELAEKKEYGRTLAGKDCTNGGVSVALQAKTEGFWALMDSALATLQ from the coding sequence ATGGAAAGAGTTATCATGGATGTCGACACCGGTCTTGATGATGCGGTAGCAATAGTATTGGCCGCAGGGTCAGAACAAATACAGATTGAAGGAATCGTTGCGGTTTGTGGAAACATGGGTTTGGAATATACCTTGGAGAATACACTCAACGTATGTGATCTGCTTGATATCACGGCCCCTGTCTACAAGGGTGCAGACCGTCCCCTTCTGCGTGACAAGGTTGACGCAGGGGAATTCCATGGCAAGACGGGACTTGACGGCCCTGTTTTTCCTCCCAGGAAAAAACAAGTCACCAAGGGTCTTGGTGTCCAATATATTATTGATACAGTCCTTGCCAACCCCAATCAAATCAACCTGGTTGCAGTAGGACCGCTTACCGACATTGCCCTTGCCATTCGGGTCGAACCAAAAGTAGCCTTGCTTGCCAAGCGAATCGTAATCATGGGCGGTTCTTTCTCAAGGGGGAACGTTACCGAATTTGCTGAATTCAATACCTATGCAGACCCTGAGGCAGCACAGATTGTGTTTACCAGCGGGGCAAACCTCTTCCTTTTCCCCCTCGACTGCACGATGCAGGTCAGGCTGAGCAAAGAAAGGCTTGCAAGCTACCATGCAATGCATAAAAAGGCCTCAACGATGGTTAGCGCCTGCATGGATACCTATATGTACAATTATGAGCGTTTCAACCAAGGATTGCCGGTATTGCACGACCCCCTGTGCATCGCGTTTCTAATCGACCCTACCCTTTTCGGTCTGCACAGAAAAGAAGTAACGGTTGAACTGGCAGAAAAAAAGGAATATGGGAGAACCCTAGCAGGTAAAGACTGTACAAACGGAGGTGTTTCAGTGGCTTTGCAGGCAAAGACTGAGGGATTCTGGGCACTGATGGATAGTGCCCTTGCAACACTTCAGTGA
- a CDS encoding nitroreductase family protein has protein sequence MTFLEAMQTRFACKLYENRAIENPALQEILESARLTPTSFGLEMWAFHVVQSQEVKEKLYHACFDQESVRTAAVSIVTLARPAPWYDPDGRPVKEKGSRFPGNLSDFIEDFRPYHAFLSEHNRLDCWSRSQGYLAVANMMTCAALQGIQSCAIEGFDESKVLALLGLFPSDWLVSLVTTFGYPAEETRPKIRESVQNLVVYH, from the coding sequence ATGACCTTTCTTGAAGCCATGCAAACAAGGTTTGCCTGCAAACTCTATGAAAACCGAGCAATCGAGAACCCGGCTCTCCAGGAAATCCTTGAATCGGCACGCCTGACACCGACTTCCTTCGGCCTTGAAATGTGGGCTTTCCATGTTGTCCAGTCCCAAGAAGTGAAAGAAAAGCTGTATCATGCCTGTTTTGACCAGGAATCGGTAAGGACTGCCGCAGTGAGCATCGTAACGCTTGCCAGACCGGCACCCTGGTACGACCCAGACGGAAGACCAGTCAAGGAAAAAGGTTCCCGGTTTCCCGGAAACCTCTCTGACTTCATTGAGGATTTTCGACCCTACCATGCTTTTTTGTCAGAGCACAACAGACTTGACTGCTGGTCGAGAAGCCAAGGCTACCTGGCAGTAGCAAACATGATGACCTGTGCAGCATTGCAGGGGATTCAGTCTTGTGCCATAGAAGGGTTCGATGAAAGCAAGGTCCTTGCCTTGCTTGGCCTTTTCCCTTCCGATTGGCTGGTTTCGCTGGTGACTACCTTCGGGTACCCAGCAGAAGAGACAAGGCCAAAGATCCGTGAAAGCGTACAAAACCTTGTGGTGTATCACTGA
- the deoD gene encoding purine-nucleoside phosphorylase, with translation MTPHNRAKKGDIAKIVLAPGDPLRAKLVAEKFLDQSRLVTDVRNVLGYTGLYKGKEVSVLSTGMGGPSIGIYSYELYNEYEVEAIIRIGTCGGLQSEVGVGDLVFAMTASTDSAWAHQYNLKGTLSPCCDSSLLLSSIQTAQDRGFTFHAGMVFSSDLFSSYNALGEDSWRQWARLGALAQDMETYALYSTAAWSKKKAFSILTMTDSCVSKEGLADTQRIPALYPMIETALETAWGML, from the coding sequence ATGACACCCCATAACAGGGCAAAGAAAGGCGATATTGCAAAGATTGTGCTTGCCCCAGGAGACCCCCTCCGGGCAAAACTGGTTGCCGAGAAGTTCCTCGATCAAAGCAGGCTGGTTACCGATGTCCGCAATGTGCTCGGCTATACCGGACTGTACAAGGGGAAAGAAGTAAGTGTCCTTTCCACTGGCATGGGAGGACCTTCGATCGGTATCTACAGCTATGAACTGTATAACGAATATGAGGTCGAGGCGATAATTCGTATCGGTACCTGCGGTGGACTCCAAAGTGAAGTAGGGGTAGGTGACTTGGTCTTTGCAATGACAGCCAGTACTGACTCAGCCTGGGCTCACCAATACAACCTCAAGGGCACACTCAGTCCCTGTTGCGACAGTTCCTTGTTGCTTTCATCCATACAAACTGCACAGGACAGAGGTTTTACATTTCATGCCGGAATGGTCTTCTCGAGCGACCTTTTCTCCTCGTACAACGCCTTGGGAGAAGATAGTTGGAGACAGTGGGCACGTCTTGGAGCCCTAGCGCAGGATATGGAGACCTATGCCTTGTATTCCACTGCAGCCTGGTCGAAAAAGAAAGCCTTTTCGATTCTTACCATGACCGATAGCTGTGTCTCCAAAGAAGGCTTGGCCGATACCCAACGTATCCCAGCCTTGTATCCTATGATCGAAACAGCCTTGGAAACGGCTTGGGGCATGCTATGA
- a CDS encoding ABC transporter permease — MSTIIGMLPSILMIVSPILITAIGGMICEKSGVVNIALEGLMAIGACTAAASHVIMESAGVPHSLSIFVALFSGALAGGLFSLIHAVAAINLNADQTISGTGINLLSAGVTIFASQILFSADRTREFRMGMQTDALGIYPTAYLAIAIVAISWFVLYKLPFGMHLRACGEHPSAAESVGINVKKIRYLAVFTSGCLAGLAGGCCVLTQTIQYTSNTINGRGFIALAAVSFGRWRPLGVMGAAFLFGTAQAFAIIANNIPALRVLPTEVFNILPYVVTLVALVLFSGKNYAPSAAGKAYEKGAS, encoded by the coding sequence ATGAGTACAATCATAGGTATGCTTCCTTCTATTCTGATGATTGTTTCCCCCATTCTCATCACTGCCATCGGCGGTATGATCTGTGAGAAGTCGGGAGTCGTAAACATTGCCCTCGAAGGACTTATGGCGATTGGGGCCTGTACTGCCGCCGCTTCCCATGTCATTATGGAATCTGCAGGGGTTCCCCATTCCCTGTCCATATTCGTTGCCTTGTTCTCAGGAGCCCTGGCAGGGGGCTTGTTCTCCCTTATCCATGCCGTGGCGGCTATCAATCTCAATGCAGACCAGACTATCAGCGGGACTGGTATCAACCTGCTCTCTGCAGGGGTCACCATATTTGCCTCCCAGATTCTTTTCTCTGCCGATAGGACCAGGGAGTTCAGAATGGGCATGCAGACCGATGCGCTGGGAATCTATCCCACGGCTTACCTGGCGATCGCAATTGTGGCTATTTCCTGGTTTGTCCTCTATAAACTTCCGTTCGGGATGCACCTACGCGCTTGCGGAGAGCACCCGAGTGCTGCCGAAAGCGTCGGTATCAACGTGAAGAAGATACGCTACCTTGCTGTCTTTACCTCAGGTTGCCTTGCAGGCCTTGCCGGTGGTTGCTGTGTCTTGACCCAGACCATCCAGTATACCTCGAATACCATTAACGGACGAGGGTTCATCGCTTTGGCCGCTGTTTCCTTCGGGAGATGGAGACCTCTAGGGGTAATGGGGGCTGCGTTCCTCTTCGGGACAGCCCAGGCCTTTGCAATCATTGCCAACAATATCCCGGCCTTGAGGGTCCTCCCTACCGAAGTCTTCAATATCTTGCCGTATGTGGTCACCCTTGTTGCACTGGTTCTTTTCAGTGGAAAGAACTATGCACCGAGTGCAGCCGGCAAGGCCTATGAGAAAGGAGCTTCCTGA
- a CDS encoding ABC transporter permease, translating into MKATKQASLQKKRLFQSDGAVSVLVVLLGFLCGTILVALVGKNPLNMYKAIFQSLTGYNIDNGKMNVRYIGETLNYSVPFILCGLSMGFANRVGLFNIGGEGQYIMGMTIAQVVALLGPQIPFLHWVLAIFCAILIGALWGGVVGILKAKYEVSEVVSTIMLNYIALYLSRIICLQLPGASTYKTANFPETALIGNTTFQRLTHNSLLNNGIFLMFIAVILFWFIMEKTNLGFGMRATGFNKEAARASGIPVVKSIAISMAISGAFAGLAGGIVALGSFKYGRVLSGMDNYGFDGIAVALVGNSTAGGTMLAGFLFGMLKNAQALMQGKQIPKEITFIIQGLIVIFIALRSALKIYQEYLDKRQLQKEVITK; encoded by the coding sequence ATGAAAGCAACAAAGCAAGCTTCCCTGCAAAAGAAAAGACTGTTCCAGTCTGATGGGGCAGTATCTGTCCTGGTTGTTCTGCTTGGCTTTTTATGTGGAACCATCCTCGTTGCCCTGGTAGGGAAGAATCCCTTGAATATGTACAAGGCAATCTTCCAGTCTTTGACCGGGTACAATATCGACAATGGGAAAATGAATGTCCGTTACATCGGTGAAACGCTCAACTATTCCGTACCCTTTATTCTTTGTGGACTCTCAATGGGATTTGCCAACCGGGTAGGATTGTTCAATATCGGAGGTGAAGGGCAATATATCATGGGCATGACCATCGCACAGGTCGTTGCCCTGCTAGGGCCCCAGATTCCTTTTCTCCACTGGGTTTTGGCAATTTTCTGTGCCATTCTCATTGGAGCCCTGTGGGGTGGGGTTGTCGGTATCCTCAAGGCAAAATACGAGGTCTCCGAAGTTGTATCGACCATTATGCTCAACTATATAGCCCTGTATCTATCCAGGATAATCTGTTTGCAGTTGCCAGGGGCTTCCACCTATAAAACCGCAAACTTTCCGGAAACCGCTTTGATCGGAAACACAACCTTCCAGAGATTGACTCATAATTCCCTGCTCAACAATGGTATCTTTCTTATGTTCATTGCCGTCATTCTCTTCTGGTTTATCATGGAAAAGACCAATCTAGGCTTTGGGATGCGTGCCACCGGATTCAACAAGGAAGCTGCAAGGGCCAGTGGAATCCCTGTAGTGAAAAGCATTGCCATCTCGATGGCAATAAGCGGGGCGTTCGCCGGGCTTGCCGGCGGGATTGTCGCCCTTGGCTCATTCAAATACGGAAGGGTTCTTTCCGGGATGGATAACTATGGATTCGACGGTATTGCCGTTGCCTTGGTCGGCAATAGTACAGCAGGTGGCACAATGTTGGCAGGTTTTCTCTTCGGAATGCTTAAAAATGCACAGGCTTTGATGCAGGGTAAGCAGATTCCCAAGGAAATCACCTTTATCATTCAGGGCCTGATCGTAATATTCATAGCTCTCCGTTCTGCCTTGAAGATATATCAGGAATACCTCGACAAGAGACAATTGCAGAAGGAGGTTATAACGAAATGA
- a CDS encoding ABC transporter ATP-binding protein translates to MQDYAIEMVGITKTFPGVIANDKVTLQVRDREIHALLGENGAGKSTLMSILFGAYSADYGTISLHGKQVEIKNPNVATELGIGMVHQHFKLVQNYTVTENIVLGMEPRKRGGVLDLGSAEKRVQQLSEKYGLSVDPKELIENITVGQQQRVEILKTLYRNAKIIIFDEPTAVLTPQEIDELMEILRRLQQEGKTIILITHKLKEIKDVADRCTVLRRGKYIGTVEVGDVSEQDLAEMMVGRSVKFEIDKPEKKAGKVVLSIEHVTVKDPSGFQKVKDLSLEVKEGQIVGIAGVDGNGQGELLSALTGLSPVSSGKIFLDGEDITDLSIRSRIEKGMGYIPEDRHKYGLIGEFSISENLALKNYYKTPYSNQYGLLNYHKMSETADRLVKEFDVRCGEGSQTPAGSLSGGNQQKVIIAREISLSPKILVIAQPTRGLDVGAIEYIRKRIIDERGKGRAVLLVSFELDEIMNLCDRIATISKGSIVAVNNQNEVTEREIGMMMAGSRKDGGKQ, encoded by the coding sequence ATGCAAGACTACGCGATCGAAATGGTTGGCATCACAAAAACATTCCCTGGGGTAATAGCCAACGACAAAGTTACCCTTCAGGTTCGTGATAGGGAAATACATGCTTTGCTCGGTGAGAACGGGGCAGGGAAATCAACCTTGATGTCTATTCTGTTCGGAGCCTATAGCGCCGACTATGGAACAATATCGCTTCACGGCAAGCAGGTAGAGATAAAGAACCCCAATGTTGCAACCGAATTGGGTATTGGGATGGTGCATCAGCATTTCAAACTGGTGCAGAATTATACCGTCACAGAAAATATCGTACTTGGTATGGAACCGAGAAAAAGGGGTGGGGTCCTCGACCTCGGGAGTGCCGAAAAAAGGGTACAGCAATTGTCCGAGAAATACGGCCTCTCCGTTGACCCCAAGGAACTCATCGAAAACATCACAGTAGGGCAGCAACAACGGGTAGAGATTCTCAAAACCCTGTACAGAAATGCCAAGATCATCATATTCGATGAACCTACGGCTGTATTGACCCCCCAGGAGATCGATGAATTGATGGAGATTCTCCGCCGTCTGCAACAGGAAGGCAAAACCATCATTCTAATCACCCACAAACTCAAGGAAATCAAAGACGTCGCAGACCGATGTACTGTGCTTCGCCGTGGAAAATACATCGGTACTGTTGAGGTTGGCGATGTATCGGAGCAGGACCTTGCAGAAATGATGGTAGGCCGCTCAGTTAAATTCGAAATCGACAAGCCAGAGAAGAAAGCCGGGAAAGTCGTGCTTTCCATTGAGCATGTCACTGTCAAAGACCCTTCGGGTTTTCAGAAGGTCAAAGACCTGAGCCTTGAGGTGAAAGAAGGGCAGATTGTCGGAATTGCAGGGGTAGACGGCAATGGTCAAGGAGAACTTTTGTCTGCCTTGACAGGGCTTTCCCCTGTCAGCTCGGGAAAAATCTTCCTTGACGGTGAGGATATCACCGATTTGTCCATTCGCTCCCGTATAGAAAAGGGAATGGGGTATATTCCCGAGGACCGGCATAAATACGGGCTCATTGGTGAATTCTCCATCAGCGAGAACCTTGCCCTGAAAAACTATTACAAAACCCCCTATAGCAATCAGTATGGCCTGCTCAATTATCATAAGATGAGCGAAACCGCAGATCGGCTGGTCAAGGAATTTGATGTTCGTTGCGGTGAGGGTTCACAGACCCCGGCGGGAAGCCTCTCGGGAGGGAACCAGCAGAAAGTAATCATTGCGCGCGAAATCTCGCTTTCGCCGAAAATCCTTGTCATCGCCCAGCCAACACGTGGCCTTGACGTAGGGGCCATTGAATACATCCGCAAGAGGATCATCGATGAACGGGGGAAAGGCCGGGCTGTGTTGCTTGTCTCCTTTGAATTAGATGAAATCATGAACCTCTGTGACCGGATAGCTACCATAAGCAAGGGGAGTATCGTGGCGGTAAACAACCAGAATGAGGTTACCGAACGGGAAATCGGTATGATGATGGCCGGTTCCAGAAAAGATGGAGGCAAACAATGA
- a CDS encoding BMP family lipoprotein, whose amino-acid sequence MKKMCTVFLILLVGMCVFAQGSKEAAAPAAGGKPTIRLLTDATGIDDKSFNAAAWRGIVAYYGDTVANPTNRGKLYDVVTAQTQDMYIPNLRQAADEGYDVIMVTGFTWADALGEVAPQYPDQKFVIVDVDWVGQPNVQEFIYSEEQGSYLVGLAAALQAKADGIADPKFGFIGGVPGATITKFEVGYVQGILSVFPNAKIYDYYANDWGKPELAKAQAKNWYDMGVYCIFSAAGGTGNGTIAQAKEYRMQGKDIWAIGVDSDQYEDGIYAGKDSAVLTSMIKRVESSSLKVLKEVEDGTFRGGVVQMGMADDGVGYSQSNPKLAASVVKQVEAAKADVISGKIKLYKTYKEALANGAVPAGLSALDD is encoded by the coding sequence ATGAAGAAAATGTGTACGGTTTTCTTGATTTTGCTTGTGGGTATGTGCGTATTCGCACAAGGATCCAAAGAAGCGGCTGCCCCCGCTGCCGGCGGTAAGCCCACCATTCGATTACTCACCGATGCTACCGGTATCGACGACAAGTCTTTCAATGCCGCTGCCTGGAGAGGTATCGTTGCCTACTATGGTGATACTGTAGCCAATCCTACCAATCGCGGTAAGTTGTATGACGTAGTGACAGCCCAGACCCAGGATATGTATATTCCGAATCTTCGCCAGGCTGCCGATGAAGGCTATGACGTAATCATGGTTACCGGTTTTACTTGGGCAGATGCCCTCGGGGAAGTAGCCCCACAGTATCCTGACCAGAAATTCGTCATTGTCGATGTCGATTGGGTTGGACAGCCAAATGTGCAGGAATTCATCTATTCAGAAGAGCAGGGTTCCTATCTGGTTGGACTCGCTGCCGCCTTGCAAGCCAAGGCAGATGGGATTGCAGATCCGAAGTTTGGTTTCATTGGTGGCGTGCCAGGGGCAACCATTACCAAGTTTGAAGTCGGCTATGTACAGGGAATTCTCTCTGTTTTCCCGAATGCAAAAATCTATGACTACTATGCTAACGACTGGGGCAAACCTGAATTGGCAAAAGCCCAAGCCAAAAACTGGTATGACATGGGGGTGTACTGCATCTTCAGCGCAGCTGGCGGAACCGGCAACGGAACCATCGCCCAAGCCAAGGAATACAGGATGCAGGGCAAGGACATCTGGGCAATCGGAGTCGATAGTGACCAGTATGAAGACGGAATCTATGCTGGCAAGGACAGCGCAGTCTTAACTTCCATGATCAAGAGAGTCGAAAGCTCCTCCTTGAAAGTGCTCAAGGAAGTCGAAGACGGTACCTTCCGTGGTGGTGTAGTCCAGATGGGCATGGCAGACGACGGCGTCGGATATTCCCAGTCGAACCCCAAACTTGCCGCTTCTGTGGTCAAGCAGGTTGAAGCAGCAAAAGCTGACGTGATCAGTGGGAAAATCAAGTTGTACAAGACCTATAAGGAAGCCCTTGCAAACGGGGCCGTCCCAGCCGGTCTTTCCGCTCTTGATGACTAA
- a CDS encoding Cof-type HAD-IIB family hydrolase, which translates to MPYTVLALDLDGTLTDSQKNITTASKQAIHAAIDKGVTIVLASGRPLLGVEPIARQLDLFRLGGYMLAYNGAKIVSCKTGETVWEKDVELEQIYQAIDFAREHHLAFLCYDSEGVITDCPDDPYVKKEAFNNSIPIKYIKNMKEAVLTPQSKVMIVGKPELLAPAQAALQILLKDKALASFSEPCFMEITAPNVHKAGSLEVLLSLLGKTRSDLMVIGDGLNDIPMFDLAGLAVAMENSLPETKLHAHVHTASNDQDGVALAIKTYIL; encoded by the coding sequence ATGCCTTATACAGTACTCGCCCTCGATCTTGATGGCACACTCACCGATTCCCAGAAGAACATAACAACAGCCTCAAAGCAGGCTATACATGCAGCGATAGACAAAGGGGTGACCATCGTGCTTGCCTCGGGCAGGCCGTTGCTTGGGGTTGAACCCATTGCCCGCCAATTGGATTTGTTTCGGCTCGGCGGATATATGCTGGCCTATAACGGTGCAAAGATTGTTTCCTGCAAGACCGGGGAGACCGTATGGGAAAAAGACGTGGAGCTGGAGCAGATATACCAGGCTATTGACTTTGCCAGAGAGCACCATCTTGCCTTTCTCTGCTATGACAGCGAAGGAGTCATTACCGACTGTCCCGACGACCCCTATGTAAAAAAAGAAGCCTTCAACAATTCCATTCCCATCAAGTACATCAAAAATATGAAAGAAGCAGTGCTTACACCCCAGAGCAAGGTTATGATCGTAGGAAAACCCGAATTGCTTGCCCCGGCACAGGCTGCCTTGCAGATTCTTTTGAAAGATAAGGCCCTTGCCTCCTTCTCCGAACCCTGTTTCATGGAGATAACAGCCCCCAATGTGCACAAGGCAGGATCCCTTGAAGTCCTTCTCTCCCTGCTTGGGAAGACTCGCTCCGATCTTATGGTTATCGGCGATGGCCTGAATGACATTCCCATGTTCGACCTTGCAGGCCTGGCCGTTGCCATGGAAAATTCCCTGCCAGAGACCAAACTGCATGCCCACGTGCATACTGCCTCGAATGACCAAGACGGGGTTGCGCTGGCAATAAAAACTTATATTTTGTAA
- a CDS encoding (2Fe-2S)-binding protein has product MDWKTAPGTEMVCYCKQVDKGTIVSAIERGNDSLAKIQEATKACTGGNCKVLNPSHSCCSPDILELIRIYSSKVKKEESCCCCSCS; this is encoded by the coding sequence ATGGATTGGAAAACGGCGCCCGGAACTGAAATGGTTTGTTACTGCAAGCAAGTCGACAAAGGTACCATCGTATCTGCCATCGAGAGGGGAAACGATTCGCTTGCAAAAATCCAGGAAGCAACAAAGGCCTGTACAGGGGGTAACTGCAAGGTTCTGAATCCTTCCCATAGCTGTTGTTCCCCTGATATCCTGGAGTTGATACGGATATATTCGTCCAAGGTTAAAAAAGAAGAGTCTTGTTGCTGTTGCAGTTGTTCCTGA